A window of the Eschrichtius robustus isolate mEscRob2 chromosome 5, mEscRob2.pri, whole genome shotgun sequence genome harbors these coding sequences:
- the HES6 gene encoding transcription cofactor HES-6 — protein sequence MAPLLAPGRDRAAREYEDGCEARGDRKARKPLVEKKRRARINESLQELRLLLAGAEVQAKLENAEVLELTVRRVQGALRGRARERGQLQAEASERFAAGYIQCMHEVHTFVSTCQAIDATVAAELLNHLLESMPLREGSSFRDLLGDALSGPPGAHGRSNWPVGGALGSPLPSPRGSGDDQSSDLEEVPEAELSRAPAEGPDLVPAALGSLTAARIAQSVWRPW from the exons ATGGCTCCGCTCCTGGCGCCCGGCCGGGACCGTGCGGCCCGGGAGTATGAGGACGGCTGCGAGGCGCGGGGGGACCGCAAG GCCCGGAAGCCCCTAGTGGAGAAGAAGAGGCGCGCGCGGATCAACGAGAGCTTGCAGGAGCTGCGGCTGCTGCTGGCGGGCGCCGAG GTGCAGGCCAAGCTGGAGAACGCCGAGGTGCTGGAGCTCACAGTGCGGCGCGTGCAGGGCGCGCTGCGGGGCCGGGCGCGCG AACGCGGGCAGCTGCAGGCGGAAGCAAGCGAGCGCTTCGCCGCCGGCTACATCCAGTGCATGCACGAGGTGCACACGTTCGTGTCTACGTGCCAGGCAATCGACGCCACCGTCGCCGCCGAGCTCCTGAACCACCTGCTAGAGTCCATGCCGCTGCGCGAGGGCAGCAGCTTCCGGGATCTGCTGGGGGACGCCCTGTCCGGGCCACCGGGAGCCCATGGGCGGAGCAACTGGCCAGTAGGAGGCGCCCTGGGGTCCCCACTGCCCAGCCCCCGGGGCTCCGGGGACGACCAGTCCTCCGACCTGGAGGAGGTCCCCGAGGCTGAACTGAGCCGGGCGCCTGCTGAGGGGCCGGACTTGGTGCCCGcagccctgggcagcctgaccgCCGCCCGCATAGCCCAGAGTGTCTGGAGACCTTGGTGA